The following are encoded together in the Zingiber officinale cultivar Zhangliang chromosome 8A, Zo_v1.1, whole genome shotgun sequence genome:
- the LOC122009446 gene encoding leucine-rich repeat receptor protein kinase HPCA1-like gives MGICLLLLILSCLLHVGSGVTNPQDAAALRSILQDWQNAPPNWGQSDDPCGMPWDGVSCENSRVTSLRLSSMGIKGTLSADIGQLSALRDLDLSYNGDLEGQLTPNIGNLEQLTTLILAGCNFSGRIPEQLGNLAQLTYLALNNNKFSGSIPASLGLLSNLSWFDIAENQLRGPLPVSTDSTPGLDRLVNAKHFHFNKNQLSGELPPQLFSSEMTLLHILFDSNQFNGSIPSTLGLVTSLGVLRLDNNKFEGAVPSNVNNLTLVTELSLANNQLTGFLPNLTGMNSLSNVDLSNNSFSPSEAPGWFTTIESLTTLVIESGRLIGQVPAELFSLPQLQQVLLRDNGFNGTLNMGSNISPQLQLVDFRNNSITAFLETGNYLNILRLEQNPVCNSVPTNTYCSPRQRDPYSTSLSKCNSLTCSLQDQKVNPQSCSCAFPYQGQMTFRGPSFFDLTISTLFQQLETTLWTNLSLTPGYVYISNLHLSPEKYIVLDLALFPSSGMYFNRSEIINLGFDLSFQNYKPPEEFGPYLFHGLPYPFPGESETGGGKTSTGVIVGVAVGCVILVVVLVCVGVYALLQKKKVKRALEQSRPFATWGSGGKDDGSAPQLKGARWFPFDEIKKITNNFSEANAIGSGGYGKVYRAILADGQIIAIKRAQQGSMQGAHEFKTEIELLSRVHHKNLVDLVGFCFEQGEQMLVYEYIPNGTLRENLSGSLGIRLDWKNRLRIALGSARGLAYLHELANPPIIHRDVKSPNILLDENLNAKVADFGLSKLVSDSEKGHVSTQVKGTLGYLDPEYYMTQQLSEKSDVYSFGVVMLELITGRQPIEKGKYIVREVRTAMDGRDQEYYGLKNMVDPVLLKMGQLIGFRRFVELAMQCVEETAAHRPTMNQIVKEIETIIHTYGLNTQPNSASSSATEFGGTQGAPRRHPYDGHLHKSEESSDFQYSGAYIAAIEPK, from the exons ATGGGGATTTGCCTCTTGCTCTTGATCCTTTCATGCCTTCTTCACGTCGGCTCCGGCGTCACCAATCCTCAAGACG CTGCTGCTCTACGATCGATCCTGCAGGACTGGCAAAATGCTCCACCAAATTGGGGGCAGTCCGACGACCCCTGTGGTATGCCTTGGGATGGCGTTTCTTGCGAAAACTCGAGGGTGACTTCGTT GAGATTGTCAAGTATGGGTATTAAAGGAACACTGAGCGCAGACATAGGCCAACTCTCAGCCTTGCGAGATTT GGACTTGTCCTACAATGGTGATCTTGAGGGTCAACTCACTCCGAATATTGGAAACCTGGAGCAGCTTACCACTTT GATCTTGGCTGGTTGCAACTTCAGTGGTCGAATTCCAGAACAATTAGGCAATTTGGCACAGCTTACTTACTT GGCATTGAACAACAACAAATTTAGTGGTAGTATTCCAGCTTCCCTGGGACTTCTATCAAATTTGTCTTGGTTTGACATCGCGGAGAACCAATTGAGAGGACCTCTTCCAGTCTCTACAGATTCAACTCCTGGTCTAGATAGGCTTGTCAATGCCAAACACTT TCATTTCAACAAGAATCAATTGTCAGGGGAGCTTCCACCACAACTCTTCAGCTCAGAGATGACGTTGCTACACAT CCTATTCGACTCAAATCAATTTAATGGTTCAATTCCATCCACGTTGGGACTGGTTACTTCCCTAGGAGTTCT TCGACTTGACAATAACAAGTTTGAAGGTGCGGTTCCATCGAACGTCAACAATCTTACCCTAGTTACTGAATT GAGCTTGGCAAACAATCAACTAACTGGTTTTCTGCCCAACCTAACAGGGATGAACAGCCTCAGTAATGT GGATCTGAGCAACAACTCTTTCAGTCCTTCAGAAGCTCCAGGGTGGTTTACGACAATTGAATCTCTAACAACCTT AGTCATAGAATCTGGAAGACTTATCGGTCAGGTTCCGGCAGAGCTATTCAGCTTGCCTCAATTGCAACAAGT ATTGCTAAGAGACAATGGCTTCAATGGTACACTGAACATGGGCAGCAACATTAGCCCACAACTGCAGCTTGTCGATTTCAGAAACAATAGTATCACTGCTTTTTTGGAAACGGGCAACTACCTTAATATCCTAAG ACTTGAGCAAAATCCAGTGTGCAATTCTGTGCCGACAAACACCTACTGCAGTCCCCGGCAGAGGGATCCATACTCCACCAGTCTGAGCAAATGTAACTCTTTAACATGCTCATTACAAGATCAGAAGGTCAACCCTCAGAGTTGTTCTTGTGCCTTTCCATATCAAGGGCAGATGACCTTTAGAGGACCCAGCTTCTTTGATTTGACAATTTCTACATTGTTCCAGCAACTGGAGACGACTCTATGGACTAATCTTAGTCTTACTCCTGGTTATGTGTACATTTCAAATCTCCACCTCAGCCCAGAAAAGTATATAGTGTTGGATCTAGCCCTCTTCCCGTCATCAGGAATGTACTTCAACCGATCAGAAATTATCAACCTCGGGTTTGACCTAAGCTTCCAAAACTATAAACCTCCTGAAGAGTTTGGACCATACTTATTTCATGGATTACCGTACCCATTCCCAG GCGAGAGTGAGACTGGAGGAGGAAAGACTAGTACAGGTGTTATTGTTGGAGTTGCTGTTGGCTGTGTTATTCTTGTTGTTGTACTTGTTTGTGTTGGTGTTTATGCCTTACTGCAGAAGAAAAAAGTTAAAAGAGCTCTTGAACAAAGCCGACCTTTCG CTACATGGGGGTCTGGCGGTAAAGATGACGGCAGTGCACCACAGCTGAAAGGAGCAAGATGGTTTCCCTTTGATGAAATCAAGAAAATCACCAACAATTTCTCTGAAGCAAATGCAATCGGTTCCGGCGGCTATGGAAAG GTCTATAGAGCAATCCTCGCAGACGGGCAAATTATTGCGATCAAGAGAGCACAACAAGGATCCATGCAAGGAGCACATGAATTCAAGACCGAGATCGAGTTGCTTTCCAGAGTTCACCACAAGAATCTCGTAGACCTTGTCGGCTTTTGCTTTGAACAGGGAGAACAGATGCTGGTATATGAGTACATTCCGAATGGAACACTGAGGGAGAACTTGAGTG GGAGCCTCGGCATACGATTAGATTGGAAGAACAGGCTTAGAATTGCTCTGGGCTCTGCTAGAGGATTAGCTTACCTTCATGAACTGGCTAACCCCCCGATAATTCACAGGGATGTCAAGTCTCCCAACATCCTTCTCGATGAGAACTTGAACGCAAAGGTTGCCGATTTCGGCCTCTCAAAACTGGTATCCGACAGCGAAAAAGGCCATGTCTCGACACAAGTCAAAGGAACTTTG GGTTACTTGGATCCAGAGTACTACATGACGCAACAGCTCTCGGAGAAAAGTGACGTTTACAGCTTTGGTGTAGTGATGTTGGAGCTGATAACAGGCAGGCAACCCATAGAGAAGGGCAAGTACATCGTTCGCGAGGTCAGGACTGCGATGGATGGGCGTGATCAAGAGTATTATGGTCTCAAGAACATGGTGGATCCTGTCCTTCTTAAAATGGGGCAGCTTATTGGATTCAGGAGGTTCGTTGAATTGGCCATGCAGTGCGTGGAAGAAACAGCAGCCCACCGACCGACCATGAACCAAATTGTGAAGGAGATCGAAACCATAATCCACACTTATGGGCTGAACACACAGCCAAATTCAGCATCTTCATCGGCTACAGAATTCGGAGGCACGCAAGGTGCTCCTCGCCGCCATCCTTACGATGGTCACTTGCACAAGAGTGAAGAGAGCAGCGACTTCCAATACAGCGGCGCCTACATTGCAGCGATTGAACCCAAGTAG